The segment ACGTCCAGGCAGCCGTTGCCGAAGCCGAGCAGCAGCAGGGCCCCGCCGAGGGAAGGGGCGTCGGCGGCCAGGGCGGGCAGCACCACCGCGGCGCTGCACAGCCCCGCGCCGGCGGGGACGACCAGGCGGGCGCCGAAGCGGTCGGTGAGCGGGCCGGCGATCCGCATCCCGGCGAAGGCCCCGGCCCCCAGGAGGAGCAGGAGCCAGCCGAGCAGGGCGTGGCCGACGCCGGTGCGCTGTTCCACCGGCGGGATGTGGACGATCCACATCCCCATGACGAATCCGTTGAGGGCGAAGCAGGCCGTGGTGGCGGCGCGCGCCTTCCTGAGTGTGGTCATCTCCATGAGATCGAACATAACAAACATCATTCGTGTTCGAAACTTGCGTTTCAAACACGCTGGCTGTTCAATCGGAGTATGAGTGCAGACCGCCTGAGGCAGATCACCGACGCCGTGCGCGCCGGTGGCAGCCGTAGCGTCGCCGAGCTCGCGGAGCTCACCGGCGCCTCCGAGATGACGATCCGCCGCGACCTGGAGGCCCTCGCCGAGCAGGGGGTGCTGGAGCGCTACCGGGGCGGGGCCCGCAGCCTGCTGCTGCGCGGCGAGGAGGCCCCGTTCCCGCTGCGCGCCCGCGACGGGCTGGAGGTGAAGCGCCGCCTGGCCGCCGAGGTCGCCGCCCTGCTCGCGGACGGGGAGTCGGTCGTCCTGGACAGCGGGACCACCTGCCTGGAGGTGGCCCGCGCGCTGCACCACCGCAGGCTGACGGTCATGCCGCTGTCCCTGCACGCCGCCAACGCCCTGGCCGACGCGCCCCGCCTGACGCTGCTCCTCCCCGGCGGGGCGCCGCGCCGCGGGGAGCTCGCACTGACCGGGCCGCTGACGGAGGCCTCGCTCGCCGCGCTGCGGTTCGACACCGCGGTGATCGGCTGCTGCGGGCTGTCGGCGGCGGACGGGCTGACCGCCTACGACCTGGCCGACGCCGCCGTCAAACGCGCGGCGATCGCCTCGGCCCGCCGGGTCGTCGCCGTCACCGAGTCCGTGAAGCTCTCGCGCACCGCCCTCGCCCATGTCCTGCCGGCCTCCGCGCTGCACGCCGTCGTCACCGACCGGGCGGCGCCGCAGGACGCGACCGACGCGCTGGCGGCGGCCGGCGTCACCGTACGGAAGGTGTGACGGGATGACCCGGCTCGTCGAGGCGGCCGGAGCCGAGCGGGCGCCGTTCAGGCCCTCGGCCCGGCCTGAGGGTGCGGCCGAGGGCGGCCGTCACCGTGCGCCGGGGGCGTCGGCCAGGAGTTCGGGGCCGTTGTTGCGGACGTTGTTGACCGCCGTGGTGACCGCGCGGGCCGCCAGGCGGCCCGCGGCCGGGGTGGTCAGGAGGGCGCGCAGGGCGGACGGGTCCTCGTGCGCGGGGTCGAGCCAGGCGTCGTAGTGCGCCGGGGTGACGGCCAGCGGCATGCGGGGGTGGACGCGGCCCGCGGCGTCGGTGGCCTCGGTTGTGATGACGGTGCAGGTCGACCACCAGGCGGCCGGGTCCTCCGGGTCCGGGACGTCGGGGTCGCGCCAGAACTCGTACAGGCCCGCCATCGCCATCACCGAGCCGTCCTGCGGGCTGATGAAGTAGGGCTGCTTGTAGGCCTTCGCGGTGGCGGTCGCCGGGACGGCCTCCCACTCGTAGAAGCCGTCGGCGGGCAGCAGGCAGCGGCGTCTGGCGAAGGCACGGCGGTAGGCGGGCTTCTCCGCCACCGTCTCGACCCGGGCATTGATCATTCTGGCCCCGCCGTCCGGGCTCTTGGACCAGGACGGCACCAGCCCCCAGCGAAGGGCCCGCAACTGCCGCTCCAGGACCCCGCTCTGCCGGTCCGCCCGCTCCAGCACCGCCCACACCGGGTCGGTGGGGGCGACGTTCCAGCTGGGCGGGAGGACCAGGTCGGGGGCGGGCGGGACGGCGTCGAAGAGGCCCGTCAGGTCCTCGGGGCTGCGAGTGGAGACGTAACGGCCGCACATGGCCCCAGCCTCCCACGCGCCGCCGGCCCGGGCGCGGCGCCGGGTGGGCGGGTCGGGCCGGCGGGCCGGGTCAGGCCGGGCCGTCCTTGAGGGGGCGGCCGAACTGCTCGTCCAGGACGGAGAGGCGGCGCCAGTACTCGTCTTCGTCGATCTCGCCGGAGGCGAAGCGCCGGCCCAGGACGGCGATCGGCGAGGGGCCGCCGTACGCGGCCTCGCGGGCCGCCTGCCACGGTGCCCGGCGGCCGCCGCGCCAGGCGGTGCGGCGCAGCACGGTGACGACCGTGACCACGACCGCCGCCCAGATCAGGGGGGCGAACAGGATCCACGGGCCGGGTCCGTCGTAGGCGAGGGTGGTGAGGGGGTTCATGGTGGTTCAGCTCCTCGGGAGTGCCGGTGTCTCGTTCTGGTCCGAGAGTGGCCCCCGGGAGGGGTCCGGGGCGTCGTACGGCCGGCTGCACCTCGGGTACTTCCGCGGGAGTACGCGGGATCGGGGAGCGGGGGGACGGGGCGGTCGTCAGCCCAGCCAGCCCGGCCGGACCAGGCCGGACTCGTAGGCCAGGACCACCAGCTGGGCCCGGTCGCGGGCGCCCAGCTTGACCATCGTGCGGCTGACGTGCGTCTTCGCGGTGAGCGGGCTGACGACCAGGCGGCGGGCGATCTCCTCGTTGGACAGGCCCATGCCGACCAGGGCCATGACCTCCCGCTCACGGTCGGTGAGCCGCTCCAGCCCCTCGGCGGAGGCCGGTTCGCGGGACCGGGCGGCGAACTCGGAGATCAGGCGGCGGGTGACGCCCGGGGAGAGCAGGGCGTCTCCGGCGACCACCGCCCGCACCGCGCGCAGGAGTTCCGCGGGCTCGGTGTCCTTGACCAGGAAGCCGGAGGCGCCGGCACGGATCGCCTCGAAGACGTACTCGTCGAGCTCGAAAGTCGTCAGCATGACCACCCGGGTGCCTGCGAGCGTGCCGTCGGCGGTGATGGCGCGGGTGGCGGCGAGCCCGTCGGTTTCCGGCATGCGGATGTCCATCAGGACCACGTCGGGGCGCAGTTCCCGGGCCAGCCGGACCGCCTCCCGCCCGTCGGCCGCCTCGCCGGTCACCTCGATGTCGGGCTGGGCGTCGAGCAGGGCCCGGAACCCTGCGCGTACGAGCAGCTGGTCGTCGGCGAGGAGGACGCGGATCACGGGGCCTCCCGGTCGGGGTCGGGGTCCAGCGGGAGGGTCGCCCGTATACGGAAGCCGCCGTCGGGGCGCGGGCCGGCCTCGATGCCGCCGCCGAGGGCGGCGGCCCGCTCCCGCATCCCGGCGAGGCCGTTGCCGCTGCCGCCGGCGGGGCTGCCGGTGGCCGGGCCGTCGTCGTCGACCCGCAGTTCAAGGGCCTCGGGCCGCCAGCCGATGCGGATGCGGGCGGTGCGCGATCCGGAGTGCCGTACGACGTTCGTCAGGGCCTCCTGGAGGATGCGGAAGGCGGCGAGGTCCGCTCCCGGCGGCAGGGTCCGGGCCCGCCCGACGGTCTCGGTATCGACCCTGAGCCCCGTGGCTGCGGCCTGCTCGACCAGCTCGGGGAGCCGGTCGAGGCCCGGGGCCGGGGCACGCGGGGCGGCGCCGGGGGCGCGGAGGGTGTCGAGGGCCTGGCGGATTTCGCCGAGCGCCTCCTTGCCGGCGGCCTTGATGGTGGTCAGGGCCGTGCGGGCCTGCTCGGGGTCGGTGTCGAGCAGGGCCAGTCCCACCCCCGCCTGGACGTTGATCACCGAGATGCTGTGGGCGAGGACGTCATGCAGCTCGCGGGCGATCCGCAGCCGTTCCTCGTCGGCCCGGCGGCCCGCGGCGGCCGCCCGCTCGGCCCGCTCGCGCGCCCACTGCTCGCGGCGCAGCCGGACCAGCTCGAAGACGGCGAACATGGCGAGCACCCAGGCCGTGACGCCCAGCTCCTGCCCCCAGGGGGCCGGACCGTCCCCCGCGGGAGGCAGCCGGCGGTACAGCCAGTGGGCGATGAGCAGGTGCCCGGCCCAGAGCAGGCCCGCCGCGCCCCAGGCGGCCCCGCGGTGCCCGGCGACGACGGCCGCGAAGCAGGCCACCGCCACGGCGGCGAAAACGGGGCCGTACGGGAAGCCGGCCGCGAGGTACACCAGGGTGACGGCGCTGACCCCGTACGCGACGGCGACCGGGTACCGGTGCCGTACCACCAGCAGGGCGGGGCCGGTCAGGAGCAGGATCCGGGCGAAGGCGTCCAGCGGGACCCGGCCGGTGTGCGCCTGCGCGGCCCATCCGGAGCCGGCCTGGGCGACGACGGCGACGAGCAGCGCGGACCGCCAGGCCGGGCCCCGCCCGGTCCGCTGCACCCACTGCCGCCACGGGGGTCCCGGGCGTACGCTCCGCGTTTCCATACGATCACGCTAGACCGGCCCCGCCCTCACCCGCGTCACCCGGGCGTAGCGTTCCCGGCGTACTCCCCAGGTAGTACACCGGTGTACGCCGCCCCGGGCGGCGGCGGCCGGGACCCCGCGCCCGGGCCCGGGCCGCCCGCCCGGACTCCGGCACTCCCGCCCCGTCCTCGGCCGCCCCGCCCGGAGCGCCCGGCCGGCCGGATCCCGTCCGGATGCGCCCGGCCCGGGCCGGATCCACGGTGGAGGGATGGAGCACGCGCCGATCGTCGTACACCGTGTCTCGCCGTCGGGCGGCCGCCGGGTGAGCCTGCGCACCGAGGGCCGCGAGACGGTCCTGGGCG is part of the Streptomyces katrae genome and harbors:
- a CDS encoding DeoR/GlpR family DNA-binding transcription regulator, with protein sequence MSADRLRQITDAVRAGGSRSVAELAELTGASEMTIRRDLEALAEQGVLERYRGGARSLLLRGEEAPFPLRARDGLEVKRRLAAEVAALLADGESVVLDSGTTCLEVARALHHRRLTVMPLSLHAANALADAPRLTLLLPGGAPRRGELALTGPLTEASLAALRFDTAVIGCCGLSAADGLTAYDLADAAVKRAAIASARRVVAVTESVKLSRTALAHVLPASALHAVVTDRAAPQDATDALAAAGVTVRKV
- a CDS encoding SOS response-associated peptidase: MCGRYVSTRSPEDLTGLFDAVPPAPDLVLPPSWNVAPTDPVWAVLERADRQSGVLERQLRALRWGLVPSWSKSPDGGARMINARVETVAEKPAYRRAFARRRCLLPADGFYEWEAVPATATAKAYKQPYFISPQDGSVMAMAGLYEFWRDPDVPDPEDPAAWWSTCTVITTEATDAAGRVHPRMPLAVTPAHYDAWLDPAHEDPSALRALLTTPAAGRLAARAVTTAVNNVRNNGPELLADAPGAR
- a CDS encoding SHOCT domain-containing protein translates to MNPLTTLAYDGPGPWILFAPLIWAAVVVTVVTVLRRTAWRGGRRAPWQAAREAAYGGPSPIAVLGRRFASGEIDEDEYWRRLSVLDEQFGRPLKDGPA
- a CDS encoding response regulator produces the protein MIRVLLADDQLLVRAGFRALLDAQPDIEVTGEAADGREAVRLARELRPDVVLMDIRMPETDGLAATRAITADGTLAGTRVVMLTTFELDEYVFEAIRAGASGFLVKDTEPAELLRAVRAVVAGDALLSPGVTRRLISEFAARSREPASAEGLERLTDREREVMALVGMGLSNEEIARRLVVSPLTAKTHVSRTMVKLGARDRAQLVVLAYESGLVRPGWLG
- a CDS encoding sensor histidine kinase, translated to METRSVRPGPPWRQWVQRTGRGPAWRSALLVAVVAQAGSGWAAQAHTGRVPLDAFARILLLTGPALLVVRHRYPVAVAYGVSAVTLVYLAAGFPYGPVFAAVAVACFAAVVAGHRGAAWGAAGLLWAGHLLIAHWLYRRLPPAGDGPAPWGQELGVTAWVLAMFAVFELVRLRREQWARERAERAAAAGRRADEERLRIARELHDVLAHSISVINVQAGVGLALLDTDPEQARTALTTIKAAGKEALGEIRQALDTLRAPGAAPRAPAPGLDRLPELVEQAAATGLRVDTETVGRARTLPPGADLAAFRILQEALTNVVRHSGSRTARIRIGWRPEALELRVDDDGPATGSPAGGSGNGLAGMRERAAALGGGIEAGPRPDGGFRIRATLPLDPDPDREAP